The Anaerobaca lacustris genome segment TCGATATCACTCACCCGGACCTGGCCGACAATATCTGGCTGAACGCCGGCGAGATCCCCGACAATGGCATCGACGACGACGGCAACGGCTATATCGACGACGTGCATGGGTGGAATTTCGAAAGGCAGAACAATCAGGTGGCGCCGACGTCGGCCCCCTACGGGATTGAAGGCCATGAGACGATGGTGGCCGGCGTCATCGCGGCGGTCGGCGACAATGGCGAAGGCGTCTGCGGCGTCAACTGGCAGTGCAGCATCATGCCGCTGCGCGTGAGCCTCTATATCACAACGGCCGAGGTGGCCGAGGCGCTGGACTATGCGGCGGCCAACGGCGCCCATATTGTGAATATGAGCTTCGGCGCAGGCACCGACGAACCGGATTGGATGGACGACCCCATCATGCGAGAGGCCATCGACAACGCCTTCGCCCAGGGCGTTCTGCTCGTCGCCAGCGCCGGCAATTCGGCCACGGATGACATCTTCTACCCGGCCGGCTACTACAACGTCATGTCCGTCGCCTCCACCGACGGCGAAGATGCCAAGACCGACCACAGCACGTTCGGCGCCTGGGTGGACATCGCGGCGCCCGGGACAGACATCGTGACGACCGACCTCAACGGTGAATACATCGCCACCGCCGGAACGTCGTTCTCGGCGCCGTACGTCGCCGCCGTTGCCGCTCTCGTGCTGGCCCACCGGCCGGAACTGACTCACGTCGAACTCCGGGCCATCCTGGAAAACACATCGGACCCCATTCACTACGGGGTGGTCGAGTCCGACGCCGGCTACGTCGGGACCGGACGCGTCAACGCCTACAAGGCCCTTCAAGCGGCGGATCGAAGGTATCCACTGGGCGAGATCGTCACCCCCAGACACAACGAGTCTCTCGCGCCGGATGTCGATGCGGTCGAGGTGCTTCTGTTCGTTCACGGGGACACCTATCGCCTCGAATACAGCGAGTACGCCACGCAGGACTGGACCTTGGTCGCCGAGGACGTCGGTCCGACCAACCCGGACGGGTTCGTCCAACTCTCACTGCCCAGTCCGGGCCCCGGCACCTATGAACTGAGACTCACCGTAACCAGCGACGGAATCGTGCACAGCGACCGGAAAATCGTCGGCATCGAAGCGGCGCCGAGTCAGGCCCCCTGGCCGGCCCCGACAACGGTCGCCTATCCGCCGGAGGATCAGTTCTACGGCGGCCCAATCTGCATGGACGTCAACGGGGACGGACAGAACGAGATCATCCAGTCGTCGATCGCCTGGGACACCGCCTGGGGCGACCCTCGACTCGCCATCTGGCGCCAGGATGGAACGGCCCTGCCGGGCTGGCCCAAGCTGCTGACCTTCGCCTACGACCCGCCTCTCTGCGCGGTCGGGGACATCGACGGCGACGGCGATTACGAGATCATCGGCACGTGCAATTACGATGGGATCGTCTGCGCCTGGCACGTCGAAACCGGCAAGTACGTTGACGGCTGGCCCATTCCACTGGGCGGTTGGTACGGCAGCATCGTCGGCTATCCCGTCCTGGCCGACCTGGATGGCGACGGTGTCAGCGAGGTCCTCGTCGCCCTCGATTACCAATCGGCCGACTCGGCCGCGCTGCACGCACTCAAGGGCGACGGCACATCGCTCTGGCAACGACGCTATATCTGCGAGAGCCCCATCAGCGTGGCCGACTTCGACGGGGACGGCAAAGTCGAAATCGCCTTTTGCGGGTACGGCCCGGGCGTCAGCAGCATGTACACCTACATTCTCGATCATCAGGGCCAGCAGATCGCCCGATGGCGAGGCGGCAGCCGCAAGGGGCCCGTCATCGCCGATCTCGACGGCGACGGACAATCCGAGCTGATCTTCTGCACGGAGGACGGCGTGCAGGTGGTGAGCATCGATGGCAGCACCCTGTGGAAGACGCGGCTCAATGACGGGTTCGACACCGACGGCGCATTGAGCGTCGGAGACATCGACAACGACGGGCGAAAAGAGATCTTCGTCAACAGCTATGTCCGGTCCGACGGCTACTCGTTCACTCGGGTCTACGCCCTGGACCATGCGGGCCGCCAGATGACCGAAGCCGGGTTCCCGAAGACCGTCATGGGCTATCCGGGCAACAGCGCGCCTCTGATTGCCGACATCGACGGAGACGGGCAGAAGGAGATACTCGTCGGCCCAGCGGGCGCCCGGCTGATTGCCTGGAAACCGGATGGTTCGACCGTGACCGGGTTCCCCATGCTGACACTGCCGGCGGAGATCGACTGCACCGCGACGATCGCCGACCTCGATCAGGACGGGGATCTGGAGATCCTGGTCGGCGGCTACGACTATCGCTTCCACGTCGTGGATATGCCCGGCCGCACCGATCCCGACACGATCGATTGGGGCGCCGCCAGGGGCAACCCGCAGAACTCCGCCTGGGCCGTGAAGGCCCCCACGCTCGACCTGAGCGAGGCGCCGCAGCAGATCCAGCCGGGACAACGGCTCCTGCTGGAGTTGCGCGCGTCGAACCCGGACAATCGCCCTCTGCGTTTTGTCGTCGGCACGCTGCCCGAAGGGGCCCTGTTTGATGAGGAAACACTCATCGTCTCCTGGAAACCCACGGCTGCCCAGGCCTTCCAGACGTATCGCTTCTCCTTCCTGGTCACCGACGGCATTCATCAGACCAGCCGCACCCTCGCCATTGAGGTGGTGCCCAACGCCATCTACTCGACCAGCATGGATACCGACCCCGGTTGGCAGCTCGACGAGGGCTGGGCCTGGGGCGCTCCCACGGGCGGCGGCTCCTGGCACGGCGACCCGACCTCCGGCCACACCGGGCAGAACGTGATCGGATACGCCCTCGATGGAGACTATGAGAACAATCTGGCCGAGACCCGCTACGCCACGATGGGGCCGGTCAACTGCGAAGGGTATACCAACATCCGCTTGGGCTTCTGGCGCTGGCTGGGGGTGGAATCGCCTTACGACCGCGTATGCATCCAGGTCTCCAACGACGGCCTTGACTGGTTCGACCTGTGGGCGGGCGGCGGTTCACAAGTCTCCGACGACTCATGGCGGTTCGTCGAATACCTCGTGCCCTCGTCCGTTGGCGATGGCCAGGCGACGCTCTATTTCCGTTGGGGCATCGGCCCGACGGATGACTCGGTCACCTACGCCGGCTGGAACATCGACGACGTCCAGATTACTGGCGACGCCATGCAATAGGCCCGGCCGGTTTCGTCCAGGACACCACAAGCCCTGCCCTCTCCGCTGGTGAGGGTCAGGGCTTTCTTTTTGCGCCACAGGCCGTACCTCTTCCTGCGGGAGCATGGAAAAGGACTGTTACGATATCGGCGAGGTGCGGCACTACATTGTAGACGCAACAACAGCAGAGCCCGACATGCATCGGGAAGCCGGACCGCAACATGGAGTAATCTCCGTTCCCTCCGGAGATACATCGCGACCGGGGCCGTGGGGTGCGACAACCCACGGCCTCGTCTGTTCGTCCACCCTGTCAGGCGGGTGCGACCTTGGCCTTCGAGTCAGCGGACGCCTCTTCGGCGACTTCGCGCCCGAAGCCGAGCCATTGCGTCAGGCGGGTGAGCATCACATAGAGCGACGGGACGACCACCAGCGTCAGGATCGTCGCAAAGGCCAGACCGAAGATAACGACGACCGCCATATTGCGCCACCACTGAGCCGACTCGCTCTTGGTGGCCCAACTGAAGGTGTGGAAGTCGTATGAGATGCCGACCGCCATGGGGATCAGCCCGATGATCGTGGTCGTCGCCGTCAGCAGCACCGGTCGCAGACGCGTCACGCCCGCCTTCGACGCGGCCGCAATCAGGTCCATCCCCTGACGCTGCAACTGCTGCGTGTAGGCCAGCAGGACGATCGCGTTGTTGACCACAACGCCCGCCAGACTGATGACGCCAATCCCGGTCATGATGATCCCGAAGGGCAGGCCGCAGACCAGCAGGCCGACCAGCGCACCGATCAGAGACAGCGCCACCGTCGTCATAATGATGAACGGCACCATGAGTGAGTTGAACTGGATCACCAGGACCAGGACGACCAGCAGCAGCGCGATGGCGAACGCCTTCGACAGAAACGCCTGCGCCTTGTCCTGCTCCTCCTTCTCGCCCGCATAGCGAATCTCGTAACCCGGCGGCACATCGAGCGATTCCAGTTGCTTCTGGACGTCGAGCAGGACCGCCGAACTGAGACGGCCCTCCGTGTCGGCGGTCAGCGTGATGACGCGCTTCTGATCGACGCGATTGATCGTACCGAACCCGCCCCGATACGTGAAATGGCCCAGCGAGCTGAGCGCCACGGCCTCGCCGGTGGGATTGGGGATCCGAAGGCGGTACAGATCGTCCACCTGCGTGCGGTCGGCCAACGGCAGGCGCACGGTAATGTCATACTCCTCGTTGTATTCGCGGTAGGTCCCGACCTTGCTGCCGAAGACCGCCATCTTCAGGAAGTTGCCCACGGTGGCGGTGTTGACCCCGAGCAGCATGGCGACGCGACGGTCCACCGTGAAGGCCAGCTCCGGGCGCGCCGCCTCGAAGTCGCTGCGAAGGTTCACGATGTTGGGCACCGTGGCGATCCGGCGCCGGGCCTCCTCGCTGATCCGCTCCAGCGTCTTGAAGTCCTCCCCCACGACCCGGACGGTGACCGGGGCCCCGGTTGGCGGCCCCCCCTCGTCCTTCTCGATCTTGATCTCGGCGCCGGCGATATCGGCAATCGCCTCACGAATCTCCACAATGACGTCGTCGGACGGCCTTTCCCGCTCGACGAAATCGTAGAACACCAGGGTGATGCCGGCCAGGTGCGAGCCCCCGGCACTGGCCCCCAGGCTGATCGTACCCGATCCGGCCGAGCCGACGTTCGTGATCACGTGCTTGAGCCAGGGCCGGAACGGCACGAGCCGTTCTTCGATCGTTCGCGCGATCCGGTCGGTCTCGTGGATATTGGTCCCCTGCGGCGCACGAATATCGATCACCGCCCGCTCAGGATCCTCCGACGGGAAGAACTCCGTCCCCTTGCCGATCTTGCCATACAACAGCCCCAGGCCGACCAGCAGGCAGAGCGCCAGGAACAGGGTCAGGCCGGGATTGTACAGCCCGGCCTCCTGCACGCGACGGTAGCCCCGAATGAACCAGTGGTCCTTCTGTCGCGGCTTGGGCGCCCGGCCCGCCCAGACCGAGCAGATGACCGGGTTGAACACCAGACCGACGAACAGCGACGCCAGAAGGCCCAACGTCAGCGTGATGGGCAGATACTTCATGAAGTCGCCCATGACGCCCGGCCAGAACATCATCGGGAAAAACGCACAGACGGTGGTGAACGTCGACGTCGTCACGGGCCAGGCCACCTCGCGGGCCCCGAGGATCGCCGCGTCGATGCGGCTGTACCCAAGCTGGAGGTGCCGGTAGATGTTCTCCACAATGACGATCGCGTTGTCCACCAGCATGCCCAGCAACAGGATCAGGCTGAACAGCACGATCATGTTCAGCGTATGGCCCAGCGCCTGGATCAGGAAGAAGGTGATTAGCATGCTCAACGGAATGATCATCGCCACGATGGTGCTCGGACGCCAGCCGAGGAACAACACCAGCACCAGCGTCACCAGGATCAGGGCCGAGGCGATGTTGTTCTCGAGGTCGGCCACCATGCTGCGGATCATCTTGGACATGTCGAATGTAATGTCGAACCGCATCGCCGATGGCACGTGCCTCTCGGCCTCGGCAATCACCGCCTTGACATACTCCGAAACGTGCACGGCGTTGGCCCCGACCCGCTTGCTGACGCTCAGCGTGATCGTGTCGGCCCCATCGAGGCGAGAGAAGCTGGTCCGGTCCTTGAACGTGTACCGCACCCCGGCGACGTCGGCCAGATAGATGGGCGTGCCGTCCCGGACGGTCAGCATCAGATGGTCCACCTCTTCCGGGGTGACGAACTCGGCGGGGATGCGGACGTTGAACTTTGTGCCGCTCGTTTCGAGACCGCCGGCCGAGATGTTGACGTTCTCCGACGGGATCAGCGCCAGGATCTCAGGGATGGTCAGGTTGTACTGGGCGAGGCGATCGGGATTGAACTCCAGACGAATCTCCCGCTCGAGGTCGCCGGCCATCTCCACCTTGAGCACGCCCGGCGTCGCCTCCAGCGCATCCTGCACCTCGTCGGCGATCGCCTTGAGCTGCACCGGTGACATGTCGCCCGACAGGCTGATCAGCATGATCGGAAGCTCGGCGAAGTTGATCTCCTTGATGATCGGCTCTTCCGCATCGGGAGGCAATTCGCCCTTGGCCAGGTCCACGCGGTCGCGCACGCGCTGCAGCGCCACCTCGCTCGGCACGTCGGGAGCGAATTCCACGCTGATCAGCGACATCCCCTCAGCGCTGGTGGAGGTGATCTCCTCGACGCCCCGGATCCCGTTGAGTTCCTTCTCGATCTTCATGGTTACCGACGTCT includes the following:
- a CDS encoding S8 family serine peptidase; the protein is MKTSSGSGTPAAMARAAMVLLWTIATLSAAETTTQPSEEASPGVRGSRPPEDLRYVPGEVLVRLKADPTAVSEAVALKDEIVLQRLQKRHRLAIQGSVFHGVGARDGSRTRPARPFHLLRTEGDVRTLCAELRNDPEVESAQPNYIYHPCRVPNDPDFADQYAHQMIQMTKAWDISTGSRDVVVAVLGTGVDITHPDLADNIWLNAGEIPDNGIDDDGNGYIDDVHGWNFERQNNQVAPTSAPYGIEGHETMVAGVIAAVGDNGEGVCGVNWQCSIMPLRVSLYITTAEVAEALDYAAANGAHIVNMSFGAGTDEPDWMDDPIMREAIDNAFAQGVLLVASAGNSATDDIFYPAGYYNVMSVASTDGEDAKTDHSTFGAWVDIAAPGTDIVTTDLNGEYIATAGTSFSAPYVAAVAALVLAHRPELTHVELRAILENTSDPIHYGVVESDAGYVGTGRVNAYKALQAADRRYPLGEIVTPRHNESLAPDVDAVEVLLFVHGDTYRLEYSEYATQDWTLVAEDVGPTNPDGFVQLSLPSPGPGTYELRLTVTSDGIVHSDRKIVGIEAAPSQAPWPAPTTVAYPPEDQFYGGPICMDVNGDGQNEIIQSSIAWDTAWGDPRLAIWRQDGTALPGWPKLLTFAYDPPLCAVGDIDGDGDYEIIGTCNYDGIVCAWHVETGKYVDGWPIPLGGWYGSIVGYPVLADLDGDGVSEVLVALDYQSADSAALHALKGDGTSLWQRRYICESPISVADFDGDGKVEIAFCGYGPGVSSMYTYILDHQGQQIARWRGGSRKGPVIADLDGDGQSELIFCTEDGVQVVSIDGSTLWKTRLNDGFDTDGALSVGDIDNDGRKEIFVNSYVRSDGYSFTRVYALDHAGRQMTEAGFPKTVMGYPGNSAPLIADIDGDGQKEILVGPAGARLIAWKPDGSTVTGFPMLTLPAEIDCTATIADLDQDGDLEILVGGYDYRFHVVDMPGRTDPDTIDWGAARGNPQNSAWAVKAPTLDLSEAPQQIQPGQRLLLELRASNPDNRPLRFVVGTLPEGALFDEETLIVSWKPTAAQAFQTYRFSFLVTDGIHQTSRTLAIEVVPNAIYSTSMDTDPGWQLDEGWAWGAPTGGGSWHGDPTSGHTGQNVIGYALDGDYENNLAETRYATMGPVNCEGYTNIRLGFWRWLGVESPYDRVCIQVSNDGLDWFDLWAGGGSQVSDDSWRFVEYLVPSSVGDGQATLYFRWGIGPTDDSVTYAGWNIDDVQITGDAMQ
- a CDS encoding efflux RND transporter permease subunit, with amino-acid sequence MFLTDAAIRNRTTVLVLGIIIVLLGATSYMSLPREAAPDIPIPYIMVTTMYEGVSPEDIETSVTMKIEKELNGIRGVEEITSTSAEGMSLISVEFAPDVPSEVALQRVRDRVDLAKGELPPDAEEPIIKEINFAELPIMLISLSGDMSPVQLKAIADEVQDALEATPGVLKVEMAGDLEREIRLEFNPDRLAQYNLTIPEILALIPSENVNISAGGLETSGTKFNVRIPAEFVTPEEVDHLMLTVRDGTPIYLADVAGVRYTFKDRTSFSRLDGADTITLSVSKRVGANAVHVSEYVKAVIAEAERHVPSAMRFDITFDMSKMIRSMVADLENNIASALILVTLVLVLFLGWRPSTIVAMIIPLSMLITFFLIQALGHTLNMIVLFSLILLLGMLVDNAIVIVENIYRHLQLGYSRIDAAILGAREVAWPVTTSTFTTVCAFFPMMFWPGVMGDFMKYLPITLTLGLLASLFVGLVFNPVICSVWAGRAPKPRQKDHWFIRGYRRVQEAGLYNPGLTLFLALCLLVGLGLLYGKIGKGTEFFPSEDPERAVIDIRAPQGTNIHETDRIARTIEERLVPFRPWLKHVITNVGSAGSGTISLGASAGGSHLAGITLVFYDFVERERPSDDVIVEIREAIADIAGAEIKIEKDEGGPPTGAPVTVRVVGEDFKTLERISEEARRRIATVPNIVNLRSDFEAARPELAFTVDRRVAMLLGVNTATVGNFLKMAVFGSKVGTYREYNEEYDITVRLPLADRTQVDDLYRLRIPNPTGEAVALSSLGHFTYRGGFGTINRVDQKRVITLTADTEGRLSSAVLLDVQKQLESLDVPPGYEIRYAGEKEEQDKAQAFLSKAFAIALLLVVLVLVIQFNSLMVPFIIMTTVALSLIGALVGLLVCGLPFGIIMTGIGVISLAGVVVNNAIVLLAYTQQLQRQGMDLIAAASKAGVTRLRPVLLTATTTIIGLIPMAVGISYDFHTFSWATKSESAQWWRNMAVVVIFGLAFATILTLVVVPSLYVMLTRLTQWLGFGREVAEEASADSKAKVAPA